From the Coleofasciculus sp. FACHB-T130 genome, the window GGCTCGTCAAGATTCAGTTTTTCCTTGACATTTTCAGCAGCATCTCCAATTTTATCCAACAAACTACTGCCTGTATCTTCAGTCTGGTCTTTTAGCGTTTCAGTCCTAGCATTGATTGAACCATTAGACCCTGGCACTTGGTAAGCGTTGGTTTCTGGTGTCAATGTGGTGTTATTCGCAAGGGCCTGTAGAGGAGTCCCGTAACCGAAAACTTGCATCACCAAAAATGCAGCACTTACCAGAAACGCAGTAGCAATCTGGCGCAAACGAATACTTTGTAGAAAAGAAATTACTTGATTCATGAAAACACTCCAGTTTATTATTTGATGATTCGTAATCGGTTAATTTTTTTTCCCAATTACTGACTTCAAGGTTTCAGCACAACCTTGATACACTTATCTTCTTTGTGCTTAAACATTTCGTAGCCATTCTTGGCTTCTGCTAGGGGTAACTGATGGGTGACAACGAAGGATGGATCGAGTTCGCCCTTCAAAACTTTATCCAGCAACATCTGCATATACTTTTGCCCGTGCATTTGCCCCATCCTGAAGGTCAAGCCTTTGTTGAAAGCAGCACCAAAGGGCAGTTTATCCACAAAGCCACCGTAAACACCCATGATTGAGAGCGTGCCGCCTTTACGACAAGCGACCATCATTTGCCGCAGGACGTGGGGACGGTCTGTTTCCAGCCGGACTGCTTGCTTTGCTTTGTCATAAACCCCTTCAACCCCCATGCCGTGCGCTTCTAATCCCACCGCGTCAATGCAGCAGTCTGGACCTCGTCCGCCAGTCATCTCTTTCAGCGCTTCGCCAGCATCAACTTCTTCGTAGTTAATCGTTTCCGCTTTTGCGTGTTCCCTCGCCATTTGGAGACGTTCGGGAAAACGGTCGATGCCGATTACTCTTTCGGCACCCAGCATATAGGCGCTAATCATGGCGAATTGTCCGACAGCGCCGCAACCCCAGACAGCGACAGTATCTCCTGGCTGAATATCGCATAACTCCGCGCCCATAAATCCGGTGGGAATGGCATCGGAGATAAACAATAATTTCTCGTCGGGAATTTCTGCGGGAACCTTGACGACACCCACATCCGCGAAGGGAACGCGGATATATTCGGCTTGCGCGCCTGCATAGCCGCCGAATAAGTGAGAGTAACCGTAAATTGCTGAAGTGACGTTACCGAAGAGCTTTTCTTCCATCCAAGCGTTGGGGTTGGAGTTGTCGCACAGCGACCACATATCATGGTTGCAATAGTGACAGTGACCGCATCCGATAGTGGAAGGAACGACAACGCGATCGCCTGGTTTCAAATTGGTTACTTTGCTACCAACTTCGACGATTTCCCCCATAAATTCGTGACCGATAATGTCACCCGGTTGCATCGTCGGAATGTAGCCGTCATAAATATGCAAATCGGAGCCACAAATTGCCGTCGAAGTAATTTTGAGAATGGCGTCGCGCGGATTGAGAATTTTGGGATCGGGTACGGTTTCGACCCGCACATCGGTGGCACCGTACCAACATACTGCTTTCATTGATGTTGTTTATCCTTTTATTAATTACCCCGCCCTTGTGTATCCGCAGGACGGGGTTTCTCACATCCCTGTCTCAGGTAATGCAGTCAGTCGCTTAACTTCTCAACCCGAATTGAGCGAAAAGCCGAATTATCTAGGTGCC encodes:
- a CDS encoding zinc-dependent alcohol dehydrogenase, translated to MKAVCWYGATDVRVETVPDPKILNPRDAILKITSTAICGSDLHIYDGYIPTMQPGDIIGHEFMGEIVEVGSKVTNLKPGDRVVVPSTIGCGHCHYCNHDMWSLCDNSNPNAWMEEKLFGNVTSAIYGYSHLFGGYAGAQAEYIRVPFADVGVVKVPAEIPDEKLLFISDAIPTGFMGAELCDIQPGDTVAVWGCGAVGQFAMISAYMLGAERVIGIDRFPERLQMAREHAKAETINYEEVDAGEALKEMTGGRGPDCCIDAVGLEAHGMGVEGVYDKAKQAVRLETDRPHVLRQMMVACRKGGTLSIMGVYGGFVDKLPFGAAFNKGLTFRMGQMHGQKYMQMLLDKVLKGELDPSFVVTHQLPLAEAKNGYEMFKHKEDKCIKVVLKP